One stretch of Geminocystis sp. M7585_C2015_104 DNA includes these proteins:
- a CDS encoding helix-turn-helix domain-containing protein has translation MSGVSHIKILESVETLKKLLEQQKTVDRFQKIQVLYLLKGGKIKTITEVAQVVGRHRVTVQYWLKCYQQEGIEGLLKNKKRGGRNSLVPPCVVAKLNQELANNPSLGSYKDVQMWLKQKFQLQVSYDVVYYLVRKKLNIILSSGRKHFFVLHFYPLLSFFLFQSISYYLNT, from the coding sequence ATGTCAGGAGTGTCTCATATTAAAATACTAGAGTCAGTTGAGACTCTAAAAAAATTATTAGAGCAACAAAAAACCGTTGACCGTTTTCAGAAGATACAGGTGTTATACCTACTAAAGGGCGGGAAAATTAAAACCATCACAGAAGTGGCTCAGGTTGTTGGTAGACACCGTGTTACTGTTCAGTACTGGTTAAAATGTTATCAGCAAGAGGGAATAGAAGGACTTTTAAAAAATAAAAAAAGGGGCGGGAGAAATTCTCTTGTACCCCCCTGTGTTGTTGCCAAACTCAATCAGGAATTGGCTAACAACCCCTCCCTTGGCAGTTACAAAGATGTTCAAATGTGGCTCAAACAAAAGTTCCAACTTCAAGTAAGTTATGATGTTGTTTATTATCTGGTAAGAAAAAAACTAAATATTATCCTCAGTTCCGGTCGAAAACACTTTTTTGTTCTTCACTTCTATCCCTTACTGTCATTCTTCTTATTTCAGTCAATTTCATATTACCTGAACACGTGA
- a CDS encoding lipoate--protein ligase family protein: MPLKSHPLWRLIPLLEGDGRLQMAIDSWILKQHRCHNHPPTLRFYTWNPPAISLGRHQKKHLPPHWHTIPLPMVRRPTGGRAVLHQGDLCYAVITSVEKGSLYTIYREISQFLIEGWRRLGLQLHFGSKQYCLSSPNCFHLATAADLVDCRGGKLIGSAILKQGDSILQHGSMLLSPNPQLFEQVFQSPPPQPLIPPSLSLPQIIHSLTAAARDCFRCQFLLQPLSPKEMADIITHGELPPQWALSPQD; the protein is encoded by the coding sequence ATGCCGCTTAAATCACATCCCCTGTGGCGTCTTATCCCCCTGCTGGAGGGAGACGGGCGTCTGCAGATGGCCATTGATTCCTGGATACTGAAACAACATAGATGTCACAATCACCCTCCCACCCTCCGCTTCTACACCTGGAATCCCCCAGCCATCTCCCTAGGCAGGCATCAAAAAAAACATCTTCCCCCACATTGGCATACAATCCCCTTGCCAATGGTGAGACGCCCCACCGGCGGCAGGGCAGTACTCCATCAGGGGGATTTGTGTTATGCTGTCATTACCTCTGTAGAAAAGGGAAGTCTGTATACAATCTATCGCGAAATTTCCCAATTTCTGATTGAAGGTTGGCGTCGCCTGGGTCTACAATTACACTTTGGCAGTAAGCAGTATTGTCTCTCTTCCCCTAACTGTTTTCATCTTGCCACTGCTGCCGACCTAGTAGATTGCCGCGGTGGGAAACTCATTGGCAGTGCTATTCTCAAACAGGGTGATTCTATTCTACAACATGGTTCTATGCTATTGTCCCCTAATCCCCAACTGTTTGAGCAGGTATTTCAATCCCCCCCTCCTCAACCTCTTATCCCTCCCTCTCTCTCTCTCCCCCAAATTATACATTCCCTTACCGCCGCCGCCAGGGATTGTTTCCGTTGCCAATTCCTTCTACAACCTCTGTCTCCCAAGGAGATGGCAGATATTATCACACACGGCGAGTTACCACCTCAGTGGGCCCTTTCCCCCCAAGATTAG
- a CDS encoding DUF5132 domain-containing protein — translation MGAVVLGYTIISLLKPLAKATIKTGVIIYQKTKETLAETGEQLADIVAEAKAEVMAEKAANNTNVTPSE, via the coding sequence ATGGGGGCAGTAGTTTTAGGTTACACTATTATTTCTCTGTTAAAACCATTGGCAAAAGCAACTATTAAAACTGGGGTAATAATCTATCAGAAAACCAAGGAAACTCTGGCAGAAACGGGAGAACAATTGGCAGATATAGTAGCCGAGGCAAAAGCAGAGGTTATGGCAGAAAAAGCCGCAAACAACACTAATGTCACCCCGTCAGAATAG
- a CDS encoding metal ABC transporter ATPase translates to MTDSTIVQFHSNTSTEIANFLREHEEIETIVPVLIGLLITSRFQLRGANALLVNLGVATVCGQLFRELKKTPTTATTSPPPSQPSLLENEEVKIVHKIPGRIRLRIPRIKEDAIFAKRLKKLLGEDENVMDVRVNHTVASVVINYNAAGSTELELGLRLREIIEKAKQENHHPHHPEAQ, encoded by the coding sequence ATGACAGACTCCACCATAGTACAATTCCATTCCAACACCTCAACAGAAATAGCAAACTTTTTGAGGGAACATGAAGAAATAGAAACCATTGTCCCCGTGTTGATAGGATTATTAATAACCAGTCGTTTCCAGTTGCGAGGCGCCAATGCACTACTAGTGAATCTGGGGGTAGCAACTGTCTGTGGGCAATTGTTTAGAGAGTTGAAAAAGACTCCCACTACCGCCACAACTTCCCCCCCACCCTCCCAACCTTCCCTCTTGGAAAATGAGGAAGTGAAAATAGTTCATAAAATACCAGGGAGAATTCGTTTGCGTATCCCCAGGATTAAAGAAGATGCTATTTTTGCCAAACGACTCAAAAAACTCCTAGGAGAAGATGAAAATGTCATGGATGTTCGTGTTAACCACACAGTAGCATCCGTGGTGATAAACTACAACGCCGCAGGAAGCACAGAATTAGAATTGGGTTTGCGGTTGCGGGAGATTATCGAAAAAGCCAAACAAGAAAACCATCATCCCCACCACCCAGAAGCGCAATAG
- a CDS encoding 50S ribosome-binding GTPase, which translates to MSCHSCSGSKCKSSWWASVSKTHFPEKVVALVGMPNVGKSVLFNALTGTYVTVSNYPGTTVEIARGKTQIGEKYVSVVDTPGMYSLIPITEEEKVAKKLLLEENLSLAIHVVEAKNLGRMLTLTLQLMEMGLPLLLAVNMIDEAKRMNIAIDSLSLEEKLGIPVVKMSAAKKQGIEQLKMRMAAYV; encoded by the coding sequence ATGTCCTGCCACAGTTGTAGTGGAAGCAAATGCAAATCTAGTTGGTGGGCATCAGTTTCAAAAACTCACTTTCCCGAAAAGGTTGTGGCTTTAGTGGGTATGCCCAATGTGGGGAAAAGTGTTTTATTCAACGCCCTCACTGGCACCTATGTAACGGTTTCTAACTATCCGGGTACTACAGTGGAAATTGCTAGGGGAAAAACCCAAATCGGTGAGAAGTATGTCTCAGTTGTCGATACCCCAGGCATGTATTCCCTAATCCCCATCACTGAAGAAGAAAAGGTTGCTAAAAAGTTGTTGCTGGAGGAAAACCTCTCTTTGGCTATCCACGTGGTAGAGGCGAAAAACCTGGGGAGGATGCTTACTCTCACCCTTCAACTGATGGAAATGGGTTTGCCTCTTCTGTTAGCAGTGAATATGATTGATGAAGCCAAGCGGATGAATATCGCCATCGACTCGTTATCCCTAGAAGAGAAACTGGGAATTCCCGTTGTCAAAATGTCTGCCGCCAAAAAACAAGGAATTGAACAACTCAAAATGAGAATGGCCGCCTATGTATGA
- a CDS encoding ferrous iron transport protein A, translated as MQKSSPLPLSQLKAQQRAMVSELRTQDEALIRHLVAMGIREGCTIFLESKFPSYVVQVHRGRAAFDRKTADCIWVIPIP; from the coding sequence ATGCAAAAATCGTCGCCTTTACCTCTGTCACAATTGAAAGCACAACAAAGAGCAATGGTGTCAGAATTAAGAACACAAGACGAGGCATTAATCCGCCATTTGGTGGCAATGGGGATAAGGGAGGGGTGCACCATTTTTTTGGAAAGCAAATTCCCTTCCTATGTGGTACAAGTGCACAGGGGGAGGGCAGCTTTTGACCGAAAAACGGCAGATTGCATCTGGGTAATACCGATTCCTTGA
- a CDS encoding ferrous iron transporter B, with amino-acid sequence MYEIKYPPLIEQVINNIEQLLQQLPPDILREYSHLSPRGLSLLVLEKDKDILSRLQQTAVISYIHILIAQLESQLAKPLSQIIQETRAQRALELEQQVLQQSGNGGLGMGEKLHQLMIHPLTGFPILIVIVYFGVYQFVGKFGAGTLVDTIEGHFEEKINPLVNSIVAQIFPWPVIQDLFANEYGIITLGIRYATALILPIVSTYFLMFALLEDTGYLPRLSLMLDRLFKLIGLSGRGVIPIVLGLGCDTMATVVTRTLETKRERLIATFLLALAIPCAAQWGVILGLLASHPRGLLVWATVVTSVFLISGATLSRILPGKAASFYMEVPPLRLPRLENIFIKTYTRMKAYYLEILPLFIYASIFIWFGRITGIFDLIISWLNPLTVFLGLPQAVSPVFLYGFFRRDYGAAGLFDIQETLTVNQLVVCAIILTLFLPCIAQLQVMLKERGWKTTLAMVSFIFPFAFFMGFVTSRLLLFTGFTL; translated from the coding sequence ATGTATGAGATAAAATATCCCCCCTTAATTGAACAGGTAATCAATAATATTGAACAATTATTGCAACAACTCCCACCCGATATCTTACGAGAATACTCTCACCTCTCCCCCCGGGGGTTATCCCTGCTGGTGTTAGAGAAGGATAAAGATATCCTCTCCCGCCTCCAACAGACGGCAGTTATATCCTACATCCACATTCTTATTGCTCAATTGGAATCCCAACTGGCTAAACCCCTCAGCCAAATCATTCAGGAGACTAGGGCCCAAAGAGCACTAGAATTGGAACAACAAGTGTTACAGCAAAGCGGTAATGGCGGTTTGGGAATGGGGGAAAAATTACACCAGTTGATGATTCACCCTCTCACCGGCTTCCCCATCCTCATAGTCATTGTCTATTTCGGTGTTTATCAATTCGTGGGCAAATTTGGGGCGGGCACCCTAGTAGATACCATTGAAGGACACTTTGAAGAAAAAATCAACCCTCTTGTAAACAGCATAGTAGCTCAAATTTTCCCCTGGCCGGTCATTCAAGATTTGTTTGCCAACGAGTATGGCATTATCACCCTAGGGATTCGTTATGCCACAGCCCTAATCCTCCCCATCGTGTCAACCTATTTTCTCATGTTTGCCCTTTTAGAAGACACTGGCTATCTGCCACGGCTTTCCCTCATGTTGGATAGACTATTCAAACTCATCGGCTTATCTGGCAGGGGGGTGATTCCTATTGTGTTGGGGTTGGGGTGTGACACCATGGCCACTGTAGTAACCCGCACTCTCGAAACAAAACGGGAAAGACTCATTGCCACCTTCCTTTTGGCACTAGCCATACCTTGTGCAGCACAATGGGGTGTTATCCTAGGATTGTTAGCCTCTCACCCCAGGGGGTTATTGGTTTGGGCAACTGTTGTAACCAGTGTTTTCCTTATTTCAGGCGCCACCCTTTCTCGTATTCTACCCGGGAAGGCCGCTAGTTTCTACATGGAAGTTCCACCATTAAGACTCCCTAGGCTGGAAAATATATTCATCAAAACCTATACCCGCATGAAGGCGTATTATCTAGAAATACTCCCTTTGTTTATTTACGCCTCAATTTTCATCTGGTTTGGCAGAATTACCGGCATATTTGACTTAATCATCAGCTGGTTAAACCCCCTAACTGTTTTTCTGGGATTACCTCAAGCCGTCTCCCCAGTCTTCCTCTATGGGTTTTTCCGTAGAGACTATGGCGCCGCCGGTTTATTTGATATTCAAGAAACCCTCACAGTAAACCAGTTAGTGGTTTGTGCCATTATTCTCACTCTATTTCTTCCTTGCATTGCCCAATTGCAAGTGATGTTAAAAGAAAGGGGTTGGAAAACTACCCTAGCAATGGTTAGCTTCATCTTTCCCTTTGCCTTTTTTATGGGTTTTGTCACTAGCCGCCTTCTTCTTTTTACTGGCTTTACTCTGTAA
- the smpB gene encoding SsrA-binding protein SmpB gives MKDADKPVKVVCDNRQARHLYDILQTYEAGIQLLGTEVKSIRKGKVNLKDGYALIRNGEAWLTNVHISPCDTTGKYFNHDPKRDRKLLLHKREINKLIGALQEKGLTLVPLKMYFKGEWVKVSLGLARGKKLHDKRETIKRREAEREMQRAMKRY, from the coding sequence ATGAAGGATGCCGATAAACCAGTAAAGGTAGTCTGTGATAATCGTCAGGCACGACACTTATACGATATTCTTCAAACCTATGAGGCAGGAATCCAATTGTTAGGAACTGAAGTAAAATCTATACGCAAGGGGAAGGTTAATCTAAAAGACGGCTACGCCCTAATCCGCAACGGGGAGGCTTGGCTTACTAATGTCCACATCTCCCCCTGTGACACCACTGGTAAGTATTTTAATCACGACCCTAAACGAGATCGCAAGTTGCTTTTACATAAAAGGGAAATCAACAAGCTTATAGGGGCACTCCAGGAAAAGGGGTTAACTCTAGTCCCACTGAAAATGTATTTTAAGGGAGAATGGGTTAAAGTGAGTCTAGGCCTGGCTAGAGGTAAAAAATTACACGACAAACGGGAAACCATCAAACGCCGCGAGGCAGAAAGAGAAATGCAAAGGGCAATGAAACGATACTAA
- the cbiT gene encoding precorrin-6Y C5,15-methyltransferase subunit CbiT — protein sequence MTVKWPYITPGIPDEFFARLPGIPLTTREVRLLILSALRLKKESILWDIGAGTGTISIETALLCPKAQVIAIERDPDVAQLIRKNCQIFQVDNVQVFEGSAPECFSKLPLEPDRIFIGGGKSVKTILVQGWEHLPPGGRIVATANNLESLFQISESLAQLGACNVEVVQAASNRLETRGLSQVFAAIDPTFILSGEKISH from the coding sequence ATGACCGTAAAATGGCCCTACATAACCCCTGGCATCCCCGATGAATTTTTTGCCCGTCTCCCCGGCATTCCCCTCACCACACGAGAGGTAAGACTGTTAATCCTCTCCGCCTTACGCCTGAAAAAAGAATCTATCCTCTGGGACATAGGCGCCGGAACTGGTACAATTTCTATTGAAACTGCCCTTCTCTGCCCTAAGGCTCAGGTAATTGCCATTGAAAGGGACCCCGACGTAGCCCAGCTTATCAGGAAAAATTGTCAAATATTCCAGGTGGATAACGTCCAAGTGTTCGAGGGAAGTGCCCCAGAGTGCTTCTCCAAACTACCCCTAGAACCAGATCGCATCTTTATCGGGGGTGGCAAGTCCGTCAAAACTATTCTAGTCCAGGGATGGGAACATCTGCCCCCCGGCGGCCGAATTGTGGCCACCGCTAACAATCTAGAGAGCCTCTTTCAAATATCTGAGTCTTTGGCACAATTGGGAGCCTGTAATGTGGAAGTAGTACAAGCTGCCAGTAACCGCCTCGAAACCCGCGGGCTTAGTCAGGTTTTTGCCGCTATTGACCCCACATTTATCCTCAGTGGCGAAAAAATTTCTCATTAA